The Brachybacterium huguangmaarense genome contains a region encoding:
- a CDS encoding RDD family protein produces MDAIPGTTDAAASRDALVTGEAVLLDLRPASFAVRLASFLIDGLVELVIAIGGTYAVVRLGSAFGLDDGYLAAGLVAVTVAAFIGHPVLTELLTNGRSLGRLALGTRVVRDDGGPVHARQSLLRAVMAMFEIWSTSGAIALVVSLVDRRSRRLGDLLAGTFVLQERLRAPLPVRPEVPPTLRAWAATADVGRLELTLLQDIRAFLPRAGVMAPESRRRIALDLVQRVVPSVAPPPPVGTDPEEFLRAVLAERSRRDEQRLREDLAREQELAAQVAVLPFRR; encoded by the coding sequence ATGGACGCGATCCCGGGCACCACCGACGCCGCGGCGTCCCGCGACGCCCTCGTCACGGGGGAGGCGGTCCTGCTGGATCTGCGGCCTGCCTCGTTCGCGGTGCGCCTCGCCTCGTTCCTGATCGACGGTCTCGTCGAGCTGGTCATCGCGATCGGCGGGACCTACGCGGTCGTCCGCCTCGGCTCGGCGTTCGGGCTCGACGACGGCTACCTCGCGGCGGGCCTGGTCGCGGTGACCGTCGCGGCCTTCATCGGCCACCCGGTGCTGACCGAGCTGCTCACGAACGGCCGCTCGCTCGGGCGGCTCGCCCTGGGCACACGGGTCGTGCGCGACGACGGCGGCCCCGTGCACGCTCGGCAGAGCCTGCTGCGCGCGGTGATGGCGATGTTCGAGATCTGGTCGACGTCGGGCGCGATCGCCCTCGTCGTCTCGCTCGTGGACCGCCGGTCGCGGCGCCTCGGCGACCTGCTCGCCGGCACCTTCGTGCTCCAGGAGCGGCTGCGGGCGCCCCTGCCCGTGCGGCCCGAGGTGCCGCCGACGCTGCGCGCCTGGGCGGCCACGGCCGATGTGGGGCGCCTCGAGCTCACGCTGCTGCAGGACATCCGCGCCTTCCTCCCGCGCGCGGGGGTGATGGCGCCGGAGTCCCGGCGACGCATCGCGCTGGACCTCGTGCAGCGGGTGGTCCCCTCCGTCGCTCCCCCGCCGCCCGTGGGGACGGACCCCGAGGAGTTCCTGCGGGCGGTGCTCGCCGAGCGGTCGCGGCGCGACGAGCAGCGGCTGCGCGAGGACCTCGCGCGCGAGCAGGAGCTCGCCGCGCAGGTCGCGGTCCTCCCCTTCCGCCGCTGA
- a CDS encoding DUF58 domain-containing protein produces the protein MRIWPTPRAALVALVGVLPLVVAPSWITVLVCLAVLLVLVLGDALAAVPPRSLRLRRDMAAQVRLGGAVDARLLITNPSSRRARLLVRDAWDPTAGLAEQRARITVPAGERRAISQRYVPVRRGAHASRTVAIAAIGPLGLARRCADLDVRGALMALHPFGSRRHLPSRVRRLREIEGLAAVHQRGEGTEFDALRDFVDGDDVRSIDWRATARRRSVVVRTWRPERDRHVLIVVDTSRTAAARLGDAPRLDAAFDAALLLTALATQAGDRVDVLCIDRIPHVSVTGSSVRTVLHDVVAATAPVHPALVETDWELAAAQIRRRTRKGALVVLVTPVEPGTVHQGLVPVAARLAAEHPLVIASVADPALAAMAHERGDAGAVYRAAAAEHARAERTAVGEALTRGGAHVIDDVPDALPQALADGYLALKAAGRL, from the coding sequence GGCGACGCCCTCGCGGCGGTGCCCCCGCGCTCGCTGCGCCTGCGCCGGGACATGGCCGCCCAGGTGCGCCTGGGCGGGGCGGTCGACGCCCGCCTGCTGATCACCAACCCGTCCTCCCGGCGTGCGCGCCTGCTCGTGCGCGACGCGTGGGACCCGACCGCGGGGCTGGCCGAGCAGCGGGCGAGGATCACGGTCCCCGCGGGCGAGCGCCGCGCGATCTCCCAGCGCTACGTGCCCGTGCGCCGCGGCGCGCACGCCTCGCGCACCGTCGCGATCGCCGCGATCGGTCCGCTCGGGCTCGCGCGGCGCTGCGCCGACCTCGACGTGCGCGGCGCCCTGATGGCGCTGCACCCCTTCGGCTCGCGCCGTCATCTGCCCTCCCGCGTGCGCCGGCTGCGGGAGATCGAGGGCCTCGCGGCCGTGCACCAGCGCGGGGAGGGCACCGAGTTCGACGCGCTGCGGGACTTCGTCGACGGCGACGACGTGCGCTCGATCGACTGGCGGGCGACCGCGCGCCGACGCAGCGTGGTCGTGCGCACCTGGAGGCCCGAGCGGGACCGCCACGTGCTGATCGTCGTGGACACCTCGCGCACCGCGGCCGCCCGCCTCGGCGACGCGCCGCGCCTGGACGCCGCCTTCGACGCGGCCCTCCTGCTGACCGCCCTGGCCACGCAGGCCGGGGACCGCGTGGACGTGCTGTGCATCGATCGCATCCCCCACGTCTCGGTGACCGGCTCGAGCGTGCGCACCGTGCTGCACGACGTGGTCGCCGCGACCGCCCCCGTCCACCCGGCCCTCGTCGAGACCGACTGGGAGCTCGCGGCGGCCCAGATCCGCCGCCGCACCCGCAAGGGGGCGCTCGTCGTGCTCGTGACGCCCGTCGAGCCGGGAACCGTGCACCAGGGGCTCGTGCCCGTCGCGGCGCGCCTCGCGGCCGAGCACCCGCTCGTCATCGCCTCGGTGGCCGACCCCGCGCTCGCGGCCATGGCGCACGAGCGCGGCGACGCGGGAGCGGTCTACCGGGCGGCCGCGGCCGAGCACGCGCGCGCGGAGCGCACGGCGGTCGGCGAGGCCCTCACCCGCGGCGGCGCCCACGTGATCGACGACGTGCCCGACGCCCTGCCCCAGGCCCTCGCCGACGGCTACCTCGCGCTCAAGGCGGCGGGCAGGCTCTGA
- a CDS encoding stage II sporulation protein M — protein sequence MDTDAVIAVNQPSWDRLEALVRTRSLDAEQIDELIGLYQRTATDLSTVRSTNPDPVLTARLSMLLSRARSRITGARTPLWSHARAFVLEDFPAALWASRRGVLVAAAVLVAATLGSALAFGLDDSLRASIVPEPEQRRLATREFTAYYFQGQAGGFAANVWTNNAWITVQAVVFGVTGVWPLWMLVQNGLNLGLTGAVMGEYDRLGTFFVHLLPHGLLELTCVVIGAGAGLRLFWSWLRPGPLPRLWALARAGRSLVTVAIGLVPVLLVSGILEAFVTPSPLPAALRVAIGTGVWVVFLVYVVVLGRRAASRGITGDLSEEVIGDSVAVAA from the coding sequence GTGGACACCGATGCCGTCATCGCCGTCAACCAGCCGTCGTGGGACCGTCTCGAGGCGCTGGTGAGGACCCGCAGCCTGGACGCCGAGCAGATCGACGAGCTGATCGGGCTCTACCAGCGCACCGCGACGGACCTGTCGACCGTCCGCTCGACCAACCCCGACCCCGTGCTCACGGCCCGGCTGTCGATGCTGCTGTCGCGCGCGCGATCGCGCATCACGGGTGCGCGGACGCCCCTGTGGTCCCACGCCCGCGCCTTCGTGCTCGAGGACTTCCCGGCCGCCCTGTGGGCGTCGCGTCGCGGGGTGCTCGTGGCCGCGGCGGTGCTCGTGGCCGCGACCCTCGGCTCGGCGCTCGCGTTCGGGCTCGACGACTCCCTGCGGGCCTCGATCGTGCCGGAGCCCGAGCAGCGACGCCTCGCGACGCGCGAGTTCACGGCGTACTACTTCCAGGGGCAGGCGGGAGGCTTCGCCGCGAACGTCTGGACCAACAACGCCTGGATCACGGTGCAGGCCGTCGTCTTCGGCGTGACGGGCGTCTGGCCGCTGTGGATGCTCGTCCAGAACGGCCTGAACCTCGGGCTGACCGGTGCGGTCATGGGGGAGTACGACCGGCTCGGCACCTTCTTCGTGCACCTGCTCCCGCACGGCCTGCTCGAGCTGACGTGCGTGGTCATCGGCGCCGGCGCGGGGCTGCGCCTGTTCTGGTCGTGGCTGCGCCCGGGGCCCCTGCCGCGGCTGTGGGCCCTCGCGCGCGCGGGCCGCTCGCTCGTGACCGTCGCGATCGGGCTCGTGCCCGTGCTCCTGGTCAGCGGGATCCTCGAGGCCTTCGTGACCCCCTCGCCGCTCCCCGCCGCGCTGCGGGTCGCGATCGGCACCGGGGTCTGGGTCGTCTTCCTCGTCTACGTCGTCGTGCTCGGGCGCCGGGCGGCGTCGCGCGGCATCACGGGCGACCTCTCCGAGGAGGTCATCGGCGACTCCGTCGCCGTCGCCGCGTGA
- a CDS encoding DUF3499 domain-containing protein: MPARECSRTACSRPAVSTLTYVYADSTAVLGPLAATSEPHTYDLCREHSAGLTVPLGWRVIRVAGTAEGTDDLVALAEAVRADREDRDAPRPPARRDERAAERRTGTDRHLHVVRNPHA, translated from the coding sequence GTGCCTGCTCGTGAATGCTCCCGGACCGCGTGCTCCCGGCCCGCCGTCAGCACGCTGACCTATGTGTACGCGGACTCCACCGCGGTCCTGGGCCCGCTGGCGGCGACGAGCGAGCCCCACACCTACGACCTGTGCCGCGAGCACTCCGCCGGGCTGACCGTGCCGCTCGGGTGGCGGGTGATCCGCGTGGCTGGCACCGCCGAGGGCACCGACGACCTGGTCGCCCTCGCCGAGGCGGTGCGCGCCGACCGGGAGGACCGGGACGCGCCGCGCCCGCCCGCCCGCCGCGACGAGCGGGCCGCGGAGCGCCGCACCGGCACCGACCGCCACCTGCACGTGGTCCGGAACCCCCATGCATGA
- a CDS encoding Trm112 family protein, whose translation MHDGAGDRAASTDVHDLSAIVTSSDIRGVAGEQLTAAVAQALGAAFADHLDAGDLIVAHDMRVSSPALAAAFADGARLRGSTVAVAGLSATDQLYCASGLHDAAGAMITASHNPAADNGVKLCRAGARPVGRDTGLDAIRRGAEAYLRAGVVAERPGGRLEHVDTLADYVALMLRLVPVPARRPLRVVVDAANAMAALTVPAVTAHLDAVTVIPLHFELDGTFPHHAANPLDLTTLEELRAAVRREGADLGLAFDGDADRCVVVDETGTPVAPSAITALIATGEIARARAAGEEAPVVVANLVSSRHVGEAIAAAGGRHVRSAVGHSLIKDLMASHHAVFGGEHSAHYYFRDFFGADSGMLAALHVLAALEATDEPLSRLVALHHPYATSGEINSRVPDAAAARARVRQVVGSCPGVVIDDLDGMTVTHWGDDLPPAERWWFSLRSSHTEPLLRLNVEAAEEDTMTRVRDEVLGLVRSEDTPGTEDEAASLAARSGAPTAASAADVPAWVRAALRCPVCRGELRDAPSALTCTSCARTYPVSDGIPVLIPDYAEQPRD comes from the coding sequence ATGCATGACGGGGCCGGGGATCGCGCCGCGAGCACCGACGTCCACGACCTGTCGGCGATCGTCACCTCCTCGGACATCCGCGGCGTCGCGGGCGAGCAGCTGACGGCCGCCGTGGCCCAGGCCCTGGGCGCCGCCTTCGCCGACCACCTCGACGCCGGCGACCTGATCGTCGCCCATGACATGCGCGTCTCCTCGCCCGCCCTCGCCGCCGCCTTCGCCGACGGCGCCCGGCTCCGCGGCTCGACGGTCGCCGTCGCCGGCCTGAGCGCGACCGACCAGCTCTACTGCGCCTCCGGGCTGCACGACGCCGCCGGGGCGATGATCACCGCCTCGCACAACCCCGCCGCCGACAACGGCGTCAAGCTGTGCCGGGCGGGCGCGCGGCCCGTCGGGCGCGACACGGGCCTCGACGCGATCCGGCGCGGAGCCGAGGCCTACCTGCGCGCCGGCGTCGTCGCGGAGCGCCCCGGCGGACGGCTCGAGCACGTCGACACCCTCGCGGACTACGTCGCCCTCATGCTGCGCCTGGTCCCGGTCCCGGCCCGTCGCCCCCTGCGCGTCGTCGTCGACGCCGCCAACGCGATGGCGGCCCTGACCGTGCCCGCGGTCACCGCGCACCTCGACGCCGTGACCGTGATCCCCCTGCACTTCGAGCTCGACGGCACCTTCCCCCATCACGCGGCCAACCCGCTGGACCTCACGACCCTCGAGGAGCTGCGCGCGGCCGTGCGCCGCGAGGGCGCCGACCTGGGCCTCGCCTTCGACGGCGACGCCGACCGCTGCGTCGTCGTCGACGAGACCGGCACCCCGGTCGCGCCGTCCGCGATCACGGCGCTCATCGCGACCGGCGAGATCGCCCGCGCCCGCGCCGCGGGCGAGGAGGCCCCGGTCGTGGTCGCCAACCTCGTCTCCTCGCGCCACGTGGGCGAGGCGATCGCCGCCGCGGGCGGACGCCACGTCCGTTCCGCGGTCGGACACTCGCTCATCAAGGACCTGATGGCCTCCCATCACGCCGTGTTCGGCGGCGAGCACTCGGCCCACTACTACTTCCGGGACTTCTTCGGGGCCGACTCCGGCATGCTCGCGGCCCTGCACGTGCTCGCCGCGCTCGAGGCGACCGACGAGCCCCTCTCCCGGCTCGTCGCGCTCCACCACCCGTATGCGACGAGCGGCGAGATCAACTCCCGCGTGCCCGACGCCGCCGCGGCCCGCGCCCGGGTCCGACAGGTCGTGGGCTCGTGCCCCGGCGTCGTGATCGACGACCTGGACGGCATGACCGTCACCCACTGGGGCGACGACCTGCCCCCCGCGGAGCGCTGGTGGTTCTCGCTGCGCTCCTCCCACACCGAACCGCTGCTGCGACTGAACGTCGAGGCCGCCGAGGAGGACACCATGACCAGAGTCCGCGACGAGGTGCTCGGCCTCGTGCGATCCGAGGACACGCCCGGCACCGAGGACGAGGCGGCCTCGCTCGCCGCCCGCAGCGGCGCCCCGACCGCCGCGAGCGCCGCCGACGTGCCCGCGTGGGTGCGCGCCGCGCTGCGCTGCCCCGTGTGCCGGGGCGAGCTGCGCGACGCCCCCTCGGCGCTGACGTGCACCTCGTGCGCGCGCACCTACCCCGTGAGCGACGGCATCCCGGTCCTGATCCCCGACTACGCCGAGCAGCCCCGGGACTGA
- a CDS encoding metallopeptidase family protein — MARGEGHSGGITRSGGGGRPGRPRRRDRHGRGFRGDLIPPHLPGHLTRRERFDDTVLGAASPLLERFGRRLEHLAITVEDIPPSDPTPWEMQSVPLGRYVPPDRDHPPRVVLYRRPIETRSSLPGDLEMLVRQVLAEQVGAMLSMDPEDVDPGAWEL, encoded by the coding sequence ATGGCACGAGGCGAAGGGCACAGCGGCGGCATCACGCGGTCGGGCGGCGGGGGGCGCCCCGGTCGGCCCCGTCGGCGGGACCGCCACGGACGCGGCTTCCGGGGGGACCTGATCCCCCCGCACCTGCCTGGGCACCTCACGCGACGCGAGCGCTTCGACGACACGGTGCTCGGCGCGGCGAGCCCTCTCCTGGAGCGGTTCGGCCGCCGCCTCGAGCATCTCGCGATCACCGTCGAGGACATCCCGCCGAGCGACCCGACGCCGTGGGAGATGCAGTCCGTGCCGCTCGGCCGCTACGTGCCGCCGGATCGCGACCATCCTCCGCGCGTGGTGCTGTACCGCCGGCCGATCGAGACCCGGTCGAGCCTGCCGGGCGACCTGGAGATGCTCGTGCGCCAGGTGCTCGCCGAGCAGGTGGGGGCGATGCTGTCGATGGATCCCGAGGACGTCGACCCGGGGGCCTGGGAGCTCTGA